Proteins encoded together in one Pseudorca crassidens isolate mPseCra1 chromosome 17, mPseCra1.hap1, whole genome shotgun sequence window:
- the SLC7A13 gene encoding LOW QUALITY PROTEIN: solute carrier family 7 member 13 (The sequence of the model RefSeq protein was modified relative to this genomic sequence to represent the inferred CDS: inserted 4 bases in 3 codons; deleted 2 bases in 1 codon) — protein MDAERKIQLKCVFGYSWGTSFLIYNYVNLIGAGIFVAPKGVLKYSCMNVGLSLCIWAGCALLPIMTSLCSAEIGIXFPCCGVHYYCLKKCFDNLISFLNLWITLFLGPGLAASQSPLLTGYSIQPFPPSCCAPKLPKKCLAPAILWIVGILNFRGVKEVTWLQISSTVLKMAILGLISLSGGVLLVRGRKQNLXNSFGAEFPEASQFTEAVFQGYFSYSGGGYSMYIAGELKKPRKTILKCIFIAFPLVTIVYLLVNISYLTVLTPKEILSSDAVALTWTDRVIPSLTWVIPFGISASLFSNLLINVFESSRVIYIAGQEGQLPLLFNMLNIYSSPFMSVLLLVIMVSIAVVLTNLIDLISYLYIVVSIWSALSMTGILKLRYQKPNLPRPYKVFLPFLLVAIAISLCLVLIPLVKSPHMYYIYVCLFILSGLLFYIPLIYXKLRLLWFEKMTCYLQLLFNICIPEVSDEQMSEVEVGTVK, from the exons ATGGATGCAGAGAGGAAGATACAGCTCAAGTGCGTATTTGGATATTCCTGGGGCACaagttttttaatt tataattatgttAATTTAATTGGAGCAGGCATTTTTGTGGCCCCCAAAGGGGTATTAAAGTACTCGTGCATGAACGTGGGGCTCTCCCTGTGCATCTGGGCTGGTTGTGCCTTATTGCCCATTATGACCTCTCTGTGCTCCGCAGAGATAGGTA ACTTTCCATGCTGTGGAGTTCACTACTATTGTCTGAAGAAATGTTTTGACAACTTGATCTCTTTCCTGAACCTCTGGATAACCTTGTTTCTGGGGCCAGGGCTAGCTGCCAGTCAGTCTCCGCTCCTCACTGGGTACAGCATCCAGCCTTTTCCTCCCAGCTGCTGTGCTCCAAAGCTGCCAAAGAAATGTCTGGCCCCGGCCATATTGTGGATTGTGGGAATCCTAAATTTTCGTGGTGTGAAAGAGGTGACTTGGCTTCAGATATCCAGCACCGTGCTGAAAATGGCCATACTCGGCCTTATTTCCCTAAGTGGAGGAGTGTTGCTGGTGAGAGGGAGGAAGCAGAATCT GAACTCCTTCGGTGCTGAGTTTCCAGAAGCCTCCCAGTTTACAGAAGCTGTCTTCCAAGgatatttttcatattcaggtggaggatactctatgtatataGCAG GGGAGCTGAAGAAACCCAGGAAGACAATtctaaaatgcatatttattgcATTCCCTCTGGTGACTATTGTTTATTTACTGGTTAACATTTCCTACCTGACTGTTCTGACACCCAAGGAAATTCTCTCTTCAG ATGCTGTGGCTCTCACATGGACTGATAGAGTTATCCCCTCATTAACATGGGTTATTCCTTTTGGTATTTCTGCCTCATTATTTAGCAACCTTCTGATTAATGTATTTGAATCATCAAGAGTAATATACATTGCAGGCCAAGAGGGCCAGCTGCCTTTGTTATTTAACATGCTTAATATTTACTCCTCTCCATTTATGTCTGTGTTACTACTTGTCATTATGGTGTCCATCGCGGTTGTCTTGACAAACCTAATTGACTTGATAAGCTATCTTTATATTGTAGTTTCTATTTGGTCTGCTTTATCAATGACAGGAATACTAAAACTGAGATACCAAAAGCCCAATCTACCTCGACCTTATAAG GTGTTTTTGCCATTTCTACTGGTAGCAATAGCTATCAGCCTGTGCTTGGTTTTGATACCTTTGGTGAAGTCTCCACATATGTATTATATCTATGTGTGTCTCTTTATTCTCAGTGGACTTCTGTTTTATATACCTTTAATAT CTAAATTGAGGTTGCTTTGGTTTGAGAAGATGACGTGTTATTTACAATTGCTGTTTAATATTTGCATCCCTGAAGTGTCTGATGAACAGATGTCAGAAGTAGAAGTAGGAACTGTGAAATAA